Proteins encoded together in one Mycobacterium sp. MS1601 window:
- the hcaB gene encoding 3-(cis-5,6-dihydroxycyclohexa-1,3-dien-1-yl)propanoate dehydrogenase, producing the protein MTGWLQGYVALITGGSTGIGRAVAERFIAEGASVAILGRDPDALHAAIEASADPAKLHAISGDVRDSADLHRAVAETVDRFGKLDTLVANAGIWDYHRQLTRMTGEQLSTTFDELFAINVKGYLLAAEAAWRELVKTRGSIVMTLSNASFYVNGGGPIYTASKHACLGLMRELAYELAPKVRVNGVACGAMNTALRGPAALDMQDRTLATSFAKKNPDDPPPPIPLHDSSTDPREFTGSYVLLASREQSGPITGQAISVDGGIGVRGFASAAGGDHL; encoded by the coding sequence GGGAGCACCGGGATCGGACGGGCGGTCGCCGAACGATTCATCGCCGAGGGCGCCTCGGTCGCCATTCTCGGTCGCGATCCCGACGCGCTGCACGCCGCCATCGAGGCCAGCGCCGACCCGGCCAAGCTGCACGCGATCAGCGGGGACGTGCGCGATTCGGCGGACCTGCACCGCGCGGTCGCCGAGACCGTGGACCGGTTCGGCAAGCTCGACACGCTGGTGGCCAACGCCGGGATCTGGGATTACCACCGGCAGCTGACCCGGATGACCGGCGAGCAACTCAGTACGACCTTCGACGAGCTGTTCGCCATCAATGTCAAGGGTTATCTGCTGGCCGCTGAGGCAGCGTGGCGGGAGCTGGTCAAGACCCGCGGCAGCATCGTGATGACATTGTCCAACGCCTCGTTCTACGTCAACGGCGGCGGGCCGATCTACACGGCGAGCAAGCACGCGTGCCTCGGGCTGATGCGTGAGCTCGCCTACGAATTGGCGCCCAAAGTCCGTGTCAACGGCGTGGCCTGTGGGGCGATGAACACGGCGCTGCGTGGACCAGCGGCCCTGGACATGCAGGATCGCACACTGGCGACGTCCTTTGCGAAGAAGAACCCCGACGATCCACCGCCGCCGATCCCGCTACACGACTCGAGCACCGATCCACGAGAGTTCACCGGGTCCTATGTTCTGCTGGCCAGCCGCGAGCAGAGTGGACCCATTACCGGACAGGCGATTTCGGTCGACGGCGGTATCGGCGTGCGCGGGTTCGCTTCCGCGGCTGGAGGTGACCATCTGTGA
- a CDS encoding IclR family transcriptional regulator → MTAVVDSARDDRAAVDKAFSLLVAFGDEASTGVGVSELARRASLSKSTAHRVLGMLERNAMVERIGTSYRLGSRLLELGLAVYPPGHERLRDQLMPFLTELFEATHQTVHLAMLHGTDVVYLAKLYGHRNAVTPSRIGGRLPAHCTAVGKVLLAYDPAEVEKVTSGRLTALTARSITDGTELARALDRVRREGVATEREESRPGLGCVAAPVFGRNGLPIAALSVSVPVAADLRPLAQSLRRVCASASRSMGHSYRTM, encoded by the coding sequence ATGACAGCCGTAGTCGATTCCGCGCGCGACGACAGAGCCGCCGTCGACAAGGCGTTCAGCCTGCTGGTCGCCTTCGGAGACGAGGCCAGCACCGGTGTCGGTGTCAGCGAACTCGCCCGGCGCGCGAGCCTGAGCAAGTCAACCGCGCACCGCGTGTTGGGGATGCTGGAGCGCAACGCCATGGTGGAACGCATCGGCACCAGCTACCGGCTGGGCTCCCGGCTGCTCGAACTGGGGCTCGCGGTGTACCCGCCGGGCCATGAGCGGCTGCGCGACCAGCTCATGCCCTTCCTCACCGAACTGTTCGAAGCGACGCACCAAACGGTGCACCTTGCGATGCTGCACGGTACCGATGTCGTCTACCTGGCCAAACTGTACGGACACCGCAACGCGGTTACGCCGTCACGCATCGGCGGCCGCTTACCCGCGCATTGCACCGCCGTCGGCAAGGTCTTGTTGGCCTATGACCCCGCCGAGGTCGAAAAGGTCACCAGCGGCCGGCTCACTGCGCTCACCGCTCGCTCGATCACTGATGGCACCGAGTTGGCGCGTGCGCTTGATCGGGTACGGCGCGAGGGCGTGGCGACCGAGCGCGAGGAGAGCCGCCCTGGGTTGGGCTGCGTTGCGGCACCAGTTTTCGGCCGCAACGGGTTACCGATCGCCGCGTTGTCGGTGTCGGTCCCCGTGGCCGCCGACCTTCGTCCGCTTGCGCAGAGTTTGCGGCGTGTCTGCGCTTCCGCCTCCCGGTCAATGGGCCACTCTTACCGCACTATGTGA
- a CDS encoding helix-turn-helix domain-containing protein — MQNRVPFVNNDGVTIKSDSTTGENLLVARNVRRFRRERAMSLGELARRSGLAKQTLSKIEQGTGNPTVETLALLGAALDLPARRLLTEWGTPVYIQRRDDGVWSGGPELSERLLDEIYGSGYVRTLVLQLERGSAEPTPVDPYPPGTLHHLFLVTGRLRAGPLSEPVDLAAGDFVRFPGDVAHRFVCLSDRATAHLVTTLPQIRQLGPVVPPGPSRSDDR, encoded by the coding sequence ATGCAAAACCGGGTGCCGTTCGTCAATAATGACGGAGTGACTATTAAAAGTGACAGTACGACGGGAGAGAACCTGCTGGTCGCCCGAAACGTACGCCGGTTTCGCCGCGAGCGTGCCATGTCGCTGGGTGAGTTGGCCCGCCGCTCTGGTCTGGCAAAGCAGACCTTGTCCAAGATCGAGCAGGGCACGGGCAACCCGACGGTGGAAACACTGGCGCTGCTGGGCGCTGCGCTGGATCTTCCCGCTCGGCGGCTGCTGACCGAGTGGGGCACTCCGGTGTACATCCAACGCCGCGATGATGGGGTGTGGAGCGGGGGACCCGAGCTCTCGGAGCGACTACTCGACGAGATCTACGGCTCCGGTTACGTACGCACACTTGTGCTGCAACTGGAGCGCGGCAGCGCCGAGCCCACGCCGGTTGACCCGTACCCACCCGGCACCCTTCATCACCTGTTCCTCGTCACCGGGAGACTGCGTGCCGGTCCGCTCAGTGAACCGGTCGACCTGGCGGCGGGGGACTTCGTCCGATTTCCAGGTGACGTGGCACACCGCTTTGTGTGTCTCAGTGATCGAGCGACTGCGCACCTGGTGACCACGTTGCCTCAGATCCGCCAGCTCGGCCCCGTCGTACCGCCTGGCCCCAGCCGCAGTGACGACCGATGA
- a CDS encoding FAD-binding oxidoreductase → MSPITELVDELPDGTVVTDPDIVAAYRQDRAADPDAGTATAVVRPRTTEEVQTVLRWATRHRVGVVPRGAGTGLSGGSTAVTGGIVLSTEKMRDITVDPVTRTAVVQPGLLNAEVKKAVAEYGLWYPPDPSSFEICSIGGNIATNAGGLCCVKYGVTTDYVLGLQVVLADGTAVRLGGPRLKDVAGLSLTKLFVGSEGTLGVITEVTLRLLPPQPHACTVVASFASVRAACDAVGAVSAKIRPAMLEFMDAVSINAVEDKLKMGLDRTAAAMLVAASDERGPTGAEDAEFMAAVFSEHGATEVFSTSDPDEGEAFVAARRFCIPAVELKGSLLLEDVGVPLSALADLVAGIEKMAADTGLLISVIAHAGDGNTHPLIVYNPDDVAETERANKAFGDIMDLAISLGGTITGEHGVGRLKKPWLADYLGPEAMELNRRIKTALDPDGILNPGAVV, encoded by the coding sequence GTGAGCCCCATCACGGAACTGGTCGACGAACTCCCCGACGGCACCGTTGTCACCGACCCGGACATCGTGGCTGCCTACCGGCAGGACCGCGCCGCTGATCCGGACGCCGGGACGGCGACGGCCGTGGTCCGGCCGCGCACCACCGAGGAGGTGCAGACGGTGCTGCGCTGGGCCACGCGCCACCGAGTGGGCGTGGTTCCCCGGGGCGCGGGTACCGGGCTGTCCGGCGGGTCCACCGCCGTCACCGGCGGCATCGTGCTCTCGACGGAGAAGATGCGCGATATCACCGTCGACCCGGTGACCCGCACCGCCGTGGTGCAGCCGGGGCTGCTCAACGCCGAGGTCAAGAAAGCCGTTGCGGAGTACGGCCTGTGGTATCCGCCGGACCCGTCGTCATTCGAGATCTGCAGCATCGGCGGCAACATCGCCACCAACGCGGGCGGCCTGTGCTGCGTCAAGTACGGGGTGACCACCGACTACGTGCTGGGCCTGCAGGTGGTGCTGGCCGACGGCACCGCGGTGCGCCTGGGTGGTCCGCGACTCAAAGATGTTGCGGGACTGAGCTTGACGAAGTTGTTCGTGGGAAGCGAAGGAACCCTGGGGGTGATCACCGAGGTGACGCTGCGGCTGCTGCCTCCGCAGCCACACGCGTGCACCGTGGTGGCGAGCTTCGCCTCGGTGCGCGCGGCGTGCGACGCAGTGGGCGCGGTGAGCGCCAAGATCCGCCCGGCGATGCTGGAGTTCATGGATGCGGTGTCCATCAATGCCGTCGAGGACAAACTGAAGATGGGGCTGGATCGTACGGCGGCCGCGATGCTGGTGGCCGCCTCGGACGAACGGGGCCCCACCGGCGCCGAGGACGCCGAGTTCATGGCGGCGGTGTTCTCCGAACATGGCGCCACCGAGGTGTTTTCGACCTCCGACCCCGACGAGGGCGAAGCGTTTGTGGCAGCCCGCCGTTTCTGCATTCCGGCGGTGGAGCTCAAAGGTTCGCTGTTGCTCGAGGACGTCGGGGTGCCGCTGTCGGCGCTGGCCGATCTGGTGGCCGGCATCGAGAAGATGGCCGCCGACACCGGGTTGCTGATCTCGGTGATCGCGCATGCCGGCGACGGCAACACCCATCCCTTGATCGTGTACAACCCCGACGACGTGGCCGAAACGGAGCGCGCCAACAAGGCCTTCGGCGACATCATGGACCTGGCCATCAGCCTGGGCGGCACCATCACCGGCGAGCACGGCGTGGGCCGGCTCAAGAAGCCGTGGCTGGCCGATTATCTGGGCCCTGAGGCCATGGAGCTGAATCGGCGGATCAAGACGGCGCTGGATCCGGACGGCATTCTCAACCCCGGCGCGGTGGTCTGA
- a CDS encoding MFS transporter, whose protein sequence is MNKRGPVFTILFAALMAGTGNGISMVAFPWLVLQRNGSALDASIVAMAGTLPLLIATLIAGAAVDYLGRRRVSMISDALSALSVAAVPVLALSFGVDTVNVAVLAVLAALGAFFDPAGMTARETMLPEAATRAGWTLDHANSVYEAVFNLAYIVGPGIGGLLIATIGGVNTMWVTAAAFVLSIAAILTLRLEGAGKPDLDHLPENVWAGIVEGLRFVWHNKVLRGLAFVDLTVTGLYMPMESVLFPKYFTDRNEPAHLGWVLMALSIGGLIGALGYAVLSKVMSKRATMLTAVSTLGVAMTVIAFLPPLPMILALCTVVGLVYGPMAPIYNYVMQTRAPAHLRGRVVGVMGSLAYAAGPLGLIIAGPLADTAGLQATFFALSIPMLLVAAVAFVMPSLRELDRTPAL, encoded by the coding sequence ATGAACAAGCGCGGTCCGGTCTTCACCATTCTGTTCGCCGCGTTGATGGCGGGCACCGGAAACGGCATCTCGATGGTCGCGTTCCCATGGCTGGTCTTGCAGCGCAACGGCTCGGCCCTCGATGCGTCCATTGTCGCGATGGCGGGCACGCTGCCGCTGTTGATCGCCACGCTGATCGCCGGCGCCGCGGTGGACTACCTGGGTCGGCGGCGGGTGTCGATGATTTCCGACGCCCTGTCTGCGCTGTCGGTGGCGGCCGTGCCGGTACTGGCCTTGAGCTTCGGCGTGGACACCGTCAATGTCGCCGTGCTGGCGGTGCTGGCCGCCCTCGGCGCCTTCTTCGACCCCGCCGGAATGACGGCCCGCGAGACCATGCTGCCCGAGGCGGCGACACGGGCGGGGTGGACGCTGGACCACGCGAACAGCGTCTACGAGGCCGTGTTCAACCTGGCCTACATCGTGGGCCCCGGCATCGGCGGCCTGCTGATCGCCACGATTGGCGGCGTCAACACCATGTGGGTGACAGCAGCTGCGTTCGTGCTGTCCATCGCCGCCATCCTGACGTTGCGACTCGAGGGTGCAGGCAAGCCTGACCTCGATCACCTGCCCGAGAACGTATGGGCTGGCATCGTCGAAGGACTGCGGTTTGTCTGGCACAACAAGGTGCTGCGCGGGCTGGCGTTCGTGGATCTGACTGTGACTGGGCTCTACATGCCGATGGAGAGCGTGCTGTTCCCCAAGTACTTCACCGACCGCAACGAACCCGCCCACCTGGGCTGGGTCTTGATGGCGCTGTCCATCGGCGGGCTGATCGGCGCCCTCGGGTACGCCGTGCTGTCGAAGGTGATGAGCAAGCGCGCCACCATGCTCACCGCGGTGTCGACGCTGGGGGTGGCGATGACGGTGATCGCGTTCCTGCCGCCGCTGCCGATGATCCTGGCGTTGTGCACGGTGGTGGGCCTGGTCTACGGGCCGATGGCGCCGATCTACAACTACGTGATGCAGACCAGGGCACCGGCGCATCTGCGCGGCCGCGTGGTCGGGGTGATGGGCTCGCTGGCCTACGCCGCGGGGCCACTGGGCCTGATCATCGCGGGTCCGCTGGCCGACACCGCCGGGCTGCAGGCCACATTCTTCGCGCTGTCGATACCGATGCTGCTGGTGGCCGCCGTCGCCTTCGTCATGCCGTCGCTGCGTGAACTGGACCGCACCCCGGCCCTCTAG
- a CDS encoding uracil-DNA glycosylase, which produces MAGQNLAARPPPQPRIFSDDGPVLPHPRTGALFDSPVPPGRGWPGDPARRSTPVAADVQAVGESAGDARTLRQLDARISVCRACPRLVQWREDVAVVKRRAFADQPYWGRPVTGWGSPRPKVFIVGLAPAAHGANRTGRVFTGDRSGDQLFAALYRAGLVNQPTSIDAADGLESNGIRVSAPVRCAPPGNAPTPEERTTCAPWLAAEWSLVCKHVKVVVALGGFAWQVALAMVGETARPKFGHGVLFEVKPGLQLLGCYHPSQQNMFTGRLTPAMLDDMFAKAAAVSECEDPP; this is translated from the coding sequence ATGGCGGGTCAGAATCTAGCAGCGCGCCCGCCGCCCCAGCCACGGATTTTCAGCGACGATGGACCCGTGCTCCCTCATCCACGTACCGGCGCGCTCTTCGATTCACCGGTGCCGCCCGGCCGCGGCTGGCCCGGTGATCCCGCCCGACGGTCCACTCCGGTCGCCGCCGACGTACAGGCGGTCGGCGAAAGTGCCGGGGATGCACGCACCCTGCGGCAGCTCGATGCCCGGATCTCGGTGTGCCGGGCCTGTCCACGTCTGGTGCAGTGGCGTGAGGATGTCGCCGTCGTCAAGCGGCGGGCGTTCGCCGACCAGCCGTACTGGGGTCGACCCGTGACGGGATGGGGGTCACCTCGACCGAAGGTGTTCATCGTCGGTTTGGCACCTGCCGCGCACGGCGCCAACCGTACCGGCAGGGTGTTCACCGGGGACCGTTCCGGCGACCAGCTGTTCGCCGCGTTGTACCGGGCCGGTCTGGTCAACCAGCCGACCAGCATCGATGCCGCAGATGGCTTGGAGTCCAACGGAATTCGGGTCAGTGCACCGGTGCGCTGCGCCCCGCCGGGCAATGCGCCCACACCGGAGGAGCGGACGACGTGCGCGCCGTGGCTGGCTGCCGAGTGGAGCCTGGTCTGCAAGCACGTGAAAGTGGTCGTCGCGTTGGGTGGCTTCGCTTGGCAGGTGGCGCTGGCGATGGTGGGGGAGACGGCCAGACCCAAGTTCGGGCACGGCGTCCTGTTCGAGGTGAAGCCTGGTCTGCAACTGCTCGGCTGCTACCACCCCAGTCAGCAGAACATGTTCACCGGCAGGCTGACCCCGGCAATGCTCGATGACATGTTCGCCAAGGCGGCCGCGGTGTCGGAATGTGAGGACCCGCCGTGA
- a CDS encoding LLM class flavin-dependent oxidoreductase, whose translation MRLSVLDLVPVRSDQTSADALSATVALAQAADRLGYTRYWVAEHHNMPAVAATSPPVVLAYLAGQTERIRLGSGGVMLPNHAPLAVAEQFALLEAAAPGRVDLGVGRAPGSDPVTSVALRGAAGRDDSDIANFPQYLDEVAAMMSATGVRVEMPRQLMRPEYILKATPAAASEPRLWLLGSSMYSAHLAAAKGLPYVFAHHFAGQGTEEALEIYRAEFRPSDLAAEPVTFMTVNASVAPTTEEAHALLLPQLVMMSTLRTGKPLRAVDLVEEAQQMQFTAQESAIIEDGRARAVVGAPAEAAEQVREVAEHFGVDEVMINPVGSAFRGTAATTAPARVTTLELLAKELF comes from the coding sequence ATGCGGCTTTCTGTGCTCGATCTCGTCCCCGTTCGCTCCGACCAGACCTCCGCGGACGCCTTGTCGGCCACGGTTGCGTTGGCGCAGGCCGCCGACCGGCTCGGTTACACGCGCTACTGGGTGGCCGAGCATCACAACATGCCCGCCGTCGCCGCCACCAGCCCACCCGTTGTCTTGGCGTACCTGGCCGGGCAGACCGAGCGGATCCGGCTGGGCTCGGGCGGAGTGATGCTGCCCAACCACGCACCGCTGGCGGTGGCCGAGCAGTTCGCGCTATTGGAAGCCGCCGCTCCGGGGCGAGTCGACCTGGGCGTGGGCCGCGCCCCCGGCTCCGATCCCGTCACTTCGGTCGCGTTGCGTGGTGCCGCGGGTCGCGACGATTCCGACATCGCGAACTTCCCCCAGTACCTCGACGAGGTGGCTGCCATGATGAGCGCGACCGGCGTCCGCGTCGAGATGCCGCGTCAGCTGATGCGCCCGGAGTACATCCTCAAGGCCACGCCGGCCGCGGCCAGTGAGCCGCGGCTGTGGCTGCTCGGTTCCTCGATGTACTCCGCACACCTGGCCGCCGCCAAGGGCCTGCCGTATGTGTTCGCGCACCACTTCGCCGGTCAGGGCACCGAGGAGGCGCTCGAGATCTACCGCGCCGAATTCCGGCCCAGCGATCTGGCAGCCGAGCCTGTCACGTTCATGACGGTCAATGCTTCGGTGGCGCCCACCACCGAGGAGGCGCACGCGCTGCTGCTGCCGCAGCTGGTGATGATGTCGACGCTGCGCACCGGAAAGCCTTTGCGCGCCGTCGATCTGGTCGAAGAAGCCCAGCAGATGCAGTTCACCGCGCAGGAGAGCGCGATCATCGAGGACGGCCGCGCCCGAGCTGTCGTCGGGGCTCCGGCGGAGGCTGCGGAACAGGTGCGTGAGGTGGCCGAGCACTTCGGTGTGGACGAGGTGATGATCAACCCGGTGGGCTCGGCGTTCCGCGGCACTGCCGCCACCACCGCGCCGGCCCGGGTGACGACGCTGGAACTCCTGGCTAAGGAGCTTTTCTAG
- a CDS encoding nitroreductase family deazaflavin-dependent oxidoreductase produces the protein MSLSPVQKFGLRLLRIHDLIYQKTGGRIGHRLPGVPPNLLLHSVGAKTGAARVNTLTYAEDDGRYLIVASNGGANRYPAWYHNLKAHPDVEINIGPKRFAVHASILLPDAPDYARLWHVVNANNADRYTNYQKRTDRPIAIIVLTRKAP, from the coding sequence ATGAGCCTGTCCCCAGTGCAGAAGTTCGGCCTACGGTTGCTGCGTATCCACGACCTGATCTACCAGAAGACAGGCGGCCGGATCGGCCACCGCCTGCCCGGTGTACCGCCGAACCTGCTGTTGCATTCAGTGGGTGCGAAGACCGGCGCCGCGCGTGTCAACACACTGACCTACGCCGAGGACGACGGCCGGTACCTGATCGTCGCATCCAACGGCGGAGCCAACCGCTACCCAGCCTGGTACCACAACCTCAAGGCACACCCGGACGTCGAGATCAACATCGGCCCAAAGCGTTTCGCGGTACACGCCTCGATTCTGTTGCCCGACGCGCCCGACTATGCGCGGCTGTGGCACGTGGTGAACGCCAACAACGCCGATCGGTACACCAACTACCAGAAACGCACCGACCGACCGATCGCGATCATTGTGCTGACTAGAAAAGCTCCTTAG
- a CDS encoding helix-turn-helix domain-containing protein, with protein sequence MSVPTHRLELWLDALAGIGEAVGGDEPVTDLLNRVARTACTLLGYDFCAVFLPDEHERALTIVGSHGLSPDYVAQVNAQRPILLAGSDGEEAPTSIAFRTGDVVALEDIESVPGIGPWGGVAHEQGYRALVSVPLRRGSRVVGALNGYHATPHRFGHAEISLVNAMATQVAIALGTAQLRASEQNTIRELRRSEEVHTLLTATALRGEGVSGVASALSELLGRDVLIEDVYGERLAGGFSPPDHDIASTGVVLDGKVVAHIRIDAPPEDLSRLDVRAAEQAAVVTALELLRARTAAEVEQRLRGSLVADLLSADSDADALLDRARRLGWDLSGRQHLLALRCTGSHDRLLAAADRVVSRVSPRPLAAIYRDDLVLVWSPAAGEVAVFAAQLVGALVGGGAVSRAIAAVTGAEPPSRLPGLFRTVRGALDLGGEDAGVIDLRETAIDHLLLQLDDPTALRDFASSTLGAALDYDRENTTELLRTARVLLDHDLDRQSTAAELHLHPNTVAQRVRRLEGLTGLKLSKPRDLLRLTSALSVARIVGLG encoded by the coding sequence ATGTCTGTGCCGACACATCGCTTGGAACTGTGGTTGGACGCACTGGCCGGCATCGGCGAGGCCGTCGGCGGCGACGAACCCGTCACCGACCTACTGAACCGAGTCGCCCGCACTGCGTGCACCCTGCTGGGGTACGACTTCTGCGCGGTGTTCCTGCCCGATGAGCACGAGCGGGCACTGACCATTGTCGGCTCCCACGGGCTGTCCCCCGACTACGTCGCACAGGTCAACGCACAGCGGCCGATCCTGCTGGCCGGCTCCGACGGCGAAGAGGCTCCGACCAGCATCGCGTTCCGCACCGGGGACGTGGTGGCGCTGGAAGACATCGAGTCCGTCCCCGGCATCGGGCCCTGGGGCGGCGTCGCACACGAACAGGGCTACCGCGCACTGGTGTCGGTGCCGTTGCGTCGTGGCAGTCGCGTCGTCGGCGCACTCAACGGCTATCACGCGACACCGCATCGCTTCGGCCACGCCGAGATCAGCCTGGTCAACGCCATGGCCACCCAGGTGGCAATAGCACTGGGCACCGCGCAACTGCGCGCCAGTGAGCAGAACACCATCCGCGAACTGCGCCGCTCCGAGGAGGTGCACACGCTGCTGACCGCCACCGCGCTGCGTGGCGAAGGAGTCAGCGGGGTGGCCTCCGCGCTGTCCGAACTGCTGGGCCGAGACGTGCTGATCGAAGACGTCTACGGTGAGCGGCTGGCCGGCGGGTTCTCCCCACCCGACCACGACATCGCGTCCACGGGCGTGGTACTGGATGGAAAAGTAGTGGCGCACATACGCATCGACGCGCCACCCGAGGACCTGTCACGCCTGGACGTCCGGGCTGCCGAGCAAGCCGCGGTGGTGACGGCCCTGGAGCTGCTGCGGGCCCGCACCGCCGCAGAGGTGGAGCAGCGGCTGCGGGGATCGCTGGTCGCGGACCTGCTCAGCGCCGATTCCGACGCCGACGCGCTGCTGGATCGCGCCCGCCGGCTCGGGTGGGATCTGTCGGGGCGACAGCATCTACTGGCGTTGCGATGCACGGGTTCACACGACCGGCTGCTGGCCGCCGCGGATCGGGTGGTCTCGCGGGTGTCGCCACGGCCGCTCGCGGCGATCTACCGCGACGACCTGGTGCTGGTGTGGTCACCGGCAGCCGGTGAGGTGGCGGTGTTCGCCGCGCAGTTGGTGGGGGCGCTGGTCGGTGGAGGCGCGGTGTCCCGGGCGATCGCCGCGGTCACCGGGGCTGAACCACCGTCCCGCCTGCCCGGTCTGTTCCGCACGGTGCGGGGCGCGCTGGACCTCGGCGGGGAGGACGCGGGTGTGATCGACCTGCGGGAGACGGCCATCGACCATCTGTTGCTACAGCTCGACGATCCCACTGCGCTGCGGGATTTCGCGAGTTCAACGCTGGGCGCAGCGCTGGACTACGACCGGGAGAACACCACCGAGCTCCTGCGCACGGCGCGGGTGCTGCTGGACCACGACCTGGACCGACAGAGCACGGCCGCAGAACTGCACCTGCATCCGAACACCGTGGCGCAACGCGTACGCCGGTTGGAAGGACTGACCGGATTGAAACTCTCGAAACCCCGTGACCTGCTGCGGCTCACCTCCGCGCTGTCCGTGGCCCGCATCGTCGGGCTCGGCTGA
- a CDS encoding ABC transporter substrate-binding protein → MTVALASILGMVVTTVFTAGCSAGLGGPASSRAARDGEIRFTFAPDPIWDYMHDTGLVQQWEDQTGYTIETSATWDEFGLFAGGHADIISTASFEVPYLEEQTQRETVIIGRYNAERSRILVRTDDPAQSLEDLRGKRIGVFTTVSGTLVWSALIKQMHDMNLVGGDFEVVVADIQNLSNLLARGEIDACICYPDLSVRELHDGTVRPLYDGKSSADLFAELNAPGHDGPMGNVFVARKDWVDEHPAEVSAFLDLWELGLSEWQDHRDEMIEDYPQHFAVATPEDIEFMKQYVAEHDWVVDDVRFDQQWADDESSIFDLMRSTGIIGDDIPDPRFLPTEGVQQ, encoded by the coding sequence GTGACGGTCGCACTGGCCTCGATCTTGGGAATGGTCGTCACGACGGTGTTCACCGCCGGCTGCTCGGCCGGACTCGGCGGCCCTGCGTCGTCGCGGGCTGCTCGTGACGGCGAGATCCGATTCACGTTCGCCCCTGACCCGATCTGGGACTACATGCACGACACCGGACTGGTGCAGCAGTGGGAAGACCAAACCGGCTACACCATCGAGACCAGCGCGACCTGGGACGAGTTCGGGTTGTTCGCCGGCGGGCACGCCGACATCATCTCCACCGCGTCGTTCGAGGTCCCGTACCTCGAAGAGCAGACACAGCGCGAAACGGTCATCATCGGCCGATACAACGCCGAACGCAGCCGCATTCTGGTGCGCACCGACGACCCGGCTCAGTCGCTGGAAGACCTGCGCGGCAAGCGGATCGGCGTCTTCACCACAGTGTCGGGAACTCTGGTCTGGAGTGCGCTGATCAAGCAGATGCACGACATGAACCTCGTCGGTGGGGATTTCGAGGTGGTCGTCGCCGACATCCAGAACCTGTCGAACCTGTTGGCACGCGGCGAGATCGACGCCTGCATCTGCTATCCGGACCTCTCGGTACGCGAGCTGCATGATGGCACCGTCCGCCCGCTCTATGACGGAAAATCTTCGGCAGACCTCTTCGCCGAACTCAACGCACCCGGCCACGACGGCCCCATGGGCAACGTTTTCGTGGCCCGCAAGGACTGGGTGGACGAGCACCCGGCCGAGGTGTCGGCATTCTTGGACCTGTGGGAGCTGGGTCTGTCCGAATGGCAGGACCACCGCGACGAGATGATCGAGGACTACCCCCAGCACTTCGCCGTCGCCACACCTGAGGACATCGAGTTCATGAAACAGTATGTGGCCGAGCATGACTGGGTGGTCGACGACGTACGCTTCGATCAGCAGTGGGCCGATGACGAGAGTTCGATCTTCGATCTGATGCGCAGCACCGGCATCATCGGCGACGACATCCCCGATCCCCGGTTCCTGCCTACCGAAGGAGTCCAGCAGTGA